The Candidatus Methylomirabilota bacterium DNA segment CAAAGCGCCCAAGGTCGCCCTCACCGCGTGCATGCGCAAACTGCTCACCATCCTCAATGCCATGCTCAAGCATCACACCCGCTGGGCTCCCGTCATGGCTCAGCACGCTTGACACCCAAGACAGTCGCTACCCTCTCCCCTGAGGGGAGAGGGAAATTCGAAACCCTCGCCCCCGGAGGGGGAGAGGGACAGGGGGAGAAGAAGACGCGCTCGCTACGCCTGGAAGAGGCTGCCGAGCTTCATGGCCAGCCCCATGTCGCCCTTGAGCTTGATCTTGCCCGACATGAAGGCCGTCTGCCCGTTGAGCTTACCGCCGATCATGTCGAGCCAGTCCGGCGACGCCATGGTGACGGTCAGGTCCGCTGCGGCGGCCGGACCCGAGCTGACGGTACAGGCGCCGTCCTTGATGACCGCGTGCCAGGTGCCGCCGCCGTCACCGCTGATCTCGTACTGTATGGTCTTGTTGATACCCGCGGCATTGGCGGCCTTGAACTTGGAGGGCATCAGATCGAAGGTCTCTTTCACTGTCGGCATATACGCCTCCTTGTGATCCGCGTTAGAAGGTGAACCGCTCCATACTGAAGTGAACTAGAAGGTGAACAGGTCCATCCCGCCGGTCACGGTCAGCACCGCGCCCGTGATGTAGCGCGCCCGCTCCGAGCACAGGAACGTGATCGCGCTCGCGACGTCCTCCGGCTGTCCTTCCGCCTGCAGGGCCACGCGCTTGACCATACGCTCGTACATGGGCGACAGGTTGGCGTTCGGCCCGATGATGCCGGGGGCGATGACGTTGGAGGTGATGTTGTAGCGGGCGCCCTCGAGCGCCACCGACTTGGCGAAGCCCACGAGCCCCATCTTCCCCGTCGAGTACGCGGTCTGACCGAAGCCTCCCATCAGGCCGGCGATGGACGCCATGCAGATGATGCGCCCCCACTTGCGCTCCCGCATGCCGGAGAACACCGCCTTGGTCACGTTGTAGGTGCCCGTGAGGTTGACCTGGAGATTGAGGTCCCAGTCGCTGTCCTGCATGTCCTTGAGCTGGCCGAGGGTGTAGATGAAGCCCGCGTTGTTGACGCAGATGTCGACGGGGCCGACCTCGCTCTGCGCCTTGCCAATCACGTCGGCGAGCTGGGGGCGGTTCGTGATGTCCGCCTCGTAGCCGCGGGCCACGCCGCCCTTGGAGGATATCTCCTCGGCCGTCTCGGCGGCGCCCTCGGCGTTCAGGTCGAGCACGACGACCTTGCAGCCCTCGGCGGCGAGCGCGAGACAGTCGGCCTTTCCCAGGCTCCGCGCGCCGCCGGTGACGAGAGCCACGCGCCCCTTGATGCCGAGGTCCATCGCTACCTGCCCTTGAACTGGGCCGGGCGCTTCTGGAAAAACGCCTGGATCCCCTCGCCCGCGTCCTCGGTC contains these protein-coding regions:
- a CDS encoding IS110 family transposase, with product KAPKVALTACMRKLLTILNAMLKHHTRWAPVMAQHA
- a CDS encoding SCP2 sterol-binding domain-containing protein — encoded protein: MPTVKETFDLMPSKFKAANAAGINKTIQYEISGDGGGTWHAVIKDGACTVSSGPAAAADLTVTMASPDWLDMIGGKLNGQTAFMSGKIKLKGDMGLAMKLGSLFQA
- a CDS encoding SDR family oxidoreductase, which translates into the protein MDLGIKGRVALVTGGARSLGKADCLALAAEGCKVVVLDLNAEGAAETAEEISSKGGVARGYEADITNRPQLADVIGKAQSEVGPVDICVNNAGFIYTLGQLKDMQDSDWDLNLQVNLTGTYNVTKAVFSGMRERKWGRIICMASIAGLMGGFGQTAYSTGKMGLVGFAKSVALEGARYNITSNVIAPGIIGPNANLSPMYERMVKRVALQAEGQPEDVASAITFLCSERARYITGAVLTVTGGMDLFTF